TCATCATGTAAGCGCCAAGCTTGAGGTTGTGCTACTTTACCTGCAATATCCGGAGGTCTGCGAAACCCCTCTTGTGGCATTTCTAAGTGAATTTTCTGTATTTTACCCAACTCGCCTTTTGCAATACGTTGCCGTAACTCGCGAACCATGGGGTAACCACTGTAATTATAGGTCACAGCTAGAAACTGCTTCGAAGAATCGTAAAATTTACGCAGCTTTGCTGCCTCTTTCGGGCCACAAACGAGTGATTTCTCACAAATCACATTGGCGCCAGCTTTAAGCAATACTTCGAGCATTGCCAAATGATCGGGTGTTGGTGTTAGTAAAACAAATGCATCAACTCTGTCTTGTTCGTTTTCAATTAATACTTGCCAATCGTTATAGGTACGCTCAGAGCTCACTCCCCATTGTATTGCTGTTGCTTGATTGCGGTCAGCATCTCGACAAAAAGCACCAGCCACCACTTGAAAACGGTTATCCATTTGGCTGGCACAAAAATGCACATAACCAACAGCGGAAGTTTCACCACCGCCGATAAAAGCAAGCTGAAGTGGTGTAGTTGGAGAGCTTGTCATCCTATTTTAATTCCTGTTTTAATTCTTTTTATATCTCAACAAAAGTGAGTCGTGATAGTTGAAATTGCAATTTACAAGATTTAGTAAGCGCAAGGGATTTTGTATAAAATGCTTAGTATAAAGCGCTCAATCTAAAGTAGTCAGCCAACACAATTAGCTCAATAGTTTTGTTATAGTTTCGATAATTTGAGTCTGACTTTTTTTGTCAAGGCCAGGAAATAGAGGAAGCGAGATACAAGTTTTATAGTATTGCTCGGCAACAGGGAAGTCTCCTTGGCAATAACCAAGCTGCTGAAAATATGGCTGTAGATGAATCGGGATATAGTGAATTTGGCAGCCAATGCCTTTTGCTCGTAAAGTATTAAACAGTGTGTCTCTGTCTAATTTTGAATCTGATTCAACTTGGCACAACATCAAGTGATAGGCACTCAGTGTAGAGTCGCTTTGCTGTTGAAACCCTATAGGGATGCCTTCAAAGGCGTTACGATAGTTTTTCGCCAATGCATTTCGCTGTGCAACAAAGTCATCAAGTTTATTTAGTTGGCTCAAGCCTAATGCCGCATGTAAATCACTCATGCGGTAATTAAACCCGAGTAGTTGCTGCTCATAGCTCCAAGGTTCGTTTGACGAGAACTGCTGGAATTGAGTGGTATCTTTAGTGATGCCGTGTGAACGGTACATCTCCATTTTCTTTGCTAACTGCTCACAATTAGTCAGCGCCATGCCACCTTCTGCACTGGTAATGACTTTAACGGGGTGAAAACTAAAGACGCAAATATCACTGAACTGGCAATGGCCTACAGGCTCGCTTTGATATGCGCCGCCAATTGCGTGACTGGCATCTTCAATTATTTTTACTTGATACTGACGAGCAAGCTCGCCAATTTTCACCATATCACAGCTTAGACCAGCCATATGAACAACAATAATGGCTTTTGGAAGCTTATCCTGTCGCTTCGCGAGCGCCAACTTCTCTGCTAAGGCGCGAGTAGACATGTTGGCTGTGTTGCGATCGATATCAACAAAATCAATGCTTGCGCCGCAATAAAGAGCACAGTTTGCCGATGCAACAAAAGAGATGGGACTCGTCCAAACGATATCACCTTGACCAATATCTAAGGCTAAGCAGGCAATATGCAAAGCAGAAGTTGCGCTATTGGTTGCTAAGGCGAACTTAGCTTGGCATTTTTCTGCAACAGCTTGCTCGAAACGATTTACGATTGGCCCTTGCGTGAGAAAGTCAGATCTTAAAACATCAACTACGGCGTCAATATCTTGCTCGGTAATTTGCTGTTTACCGTAAGGGATCATAGACAGGCCTGTGAATTGAATGCTTGTATCTGTTCAATACTCATGAAATCTGGGTTGTCTTTTGAGCTGTACTCGAAGCCATGCTCAACAGGCTTACCATGTTCGCCAATAGCATTAACCGTAAAGTCGTTACTACGACTAGAAAATATAATCGTCGGTGCAATAACAAAATGATCGCTGTATTCGTATGTGTGGTAAGAATCATCAGCAGGGCACATGATTTCATGTAGCTTCTCACCGGGGCGAATACCAATTTCTTTTTGTGGTATTGAAGGATCTAGTGCCGTCGCTAAATCGGGGATTCTGATCGATGGAATTTTAGGAACAAAAATTTCACCGCCTAGCATACGTTCGAAATTCTTTAAAACAAAGTCGACACCTTGTTGCAAGCTGATCCAAAAGCGGGTCATCTCATTATGAGTAATAGGTAAATGATCTGTACCTTCTGCTATTAATTTTTGAAAGAAAGGTAAGACAGAGCCGCGCGAGCCAACCACGTTACCATAGCGAACAACTGAGAATAGTGTTTTTTGATCGCCTGAAATATTATTGGCTGCAACAAATAACTTGTCTGAGGCAAGTTTAGTAGCACCGTATAAATTGATCGGGTTTGCCGCTTTATCGGTTGATAGCGCAATCACTCTCTCTACTTCGTTGTCTAGTGCTGCTTCTATGACATTTTCGGCGCCATCAATATTCGTTTTGATACACTCCATTGGGTTGTACTCAGCTGCAGGTACTTGTTTAAGTGCTGCTGCATGAATCACATAATCAACGCCACGCATTGCGCGTCTTAATCGATTTTGATCTCTTACATCACCAATAAAATAACGCATGCAGTCATCGTTGAAAACTTGCTGCATTTCGAACTGTTTGAGCTCGTCACGCGAGTAAATAATGATCTTTTTTGGTTTATAGCGAGACAGTAGAGTTTGAACATATTTTTTACCAAACGAGCCTGTGCCACCAGTAATTAAAATACTCTTGTTGTCAAACATTCGAACGCCCTTTAACACTGATTCTCAAAGAGAAAGCAAATAATATTCCCAAAATACCAAATTCACTCAGAGAAGAGAATAACTATATGAATCAACAGCACTGATTGTTCAAATAAGCCGCTAAGCATCATGTTTTTGAACGAGGTGACGTATTTTTGACTGCCTAAGCGTCAATTTTCTGTTGCTTATTTCAATGACACCGTTAGAATCGGATCATCATTATTATAAGTGGCAGTACAAATACTTATGCATGGTCAAAAGCAAATCCTTGTAGTGGATAATGACGCAGCAAGGCGTCAGCAAATTGAAACGGTATTAGCGTTTGTTGGTGAGCACTTTTTGTCTTGTGCAGAAGACGAGCTGATCAATGTTTTTAAACAAACCGCGAATGTGCTAACAGTGATTTTTGCTGGCAATGTGTCGCATTCAGCAGTGCAGCTAATAGCTAATAATCCGCGTTGTCCATTTGTATTGCATGATGTGCTTGATCAAAACGCAGTGGCTAATTACGCCAATGTCATTGGCGAGCTGTCAGTACCACTCAATTATGCTCAGTTAACAGAGCAGATTCACCACTGCCACCAGTACCATAATAAGCTACCCACGAAAGGCCAAGGCAAACCGGGTAGCACTAAACTATTTCGTTCACTCATTGGTGTTAGTAAGCCAATGCAACAAGTACGTTTTTTGATTGAACAAGTGGCGCCAACTGCGGCTAACGTTTTAGTGCTAGGTGAATCGGGCACAGGTAAAGAAGTTGTCGCGCGCAACATTCACAATCTATCTGATCGTTCAAATGCACCGTTTGTGCCTGTGAACTGCGGTGCTATACCTGCTGAGTTACTGGAAAGTGAGCTGTTTGGCCATGAGAAGGGCGCGTTTACCGGGGCAATTTCTAGCCGTAAAGGACGTTTTGAGTTAGCCGAAGGTGGCACACTATTTCTCGATGAAATCGGCGATATGCCACAGCCAATGCAAGTTAAACTGCTGCGCGTACTGCAAGAACGCACGTTTGAACGCGTCGGCGGTAGCAAAAGTATTAAAGCGAATGTGCGTGTTATCGCAGCGACTCATCAAAACCTTGAAAATATGATCAAAACGGGTGACTTCCGTGAAGATTTATTTTATCGCCTGAATGTATTCCCGATTGAAACACCAGCGCTTCGAGAGCGAAAGGAAGACGTACCGCTGCTTTTACAAGAGCTGGTATCGCGTTTTGAGGCGGAACAAAATAGCAGTGTGCGCTTTACTGAAAAAGCAATTGAATCTCTGATGGAACACCCATGGGCAGGTAATGTTCGTGAACTTTCAAACCTTATTGAACGCATGATCATTATGTATGGTGATCAAGTGGTTAATGTCAGTGAGCTACCTGCCAAGTATCAGCATATTGATGTTGATGAATACGAGCCAGAATACCCTGAAGAGCTGCAAGAGCGCGAAGCAATTAACGAGCTGTTTGCTGGCTTTGACTATGACGACGATGATTTGTCAGAGACAGAAGAAGTAGTTGATAATTCACAACCGGAGGAACAGCCTGCACCAGCTTCGGTAGGGGTATTGCCAAGTGAAGGTATTAACCTTAAAGAATACCTAGCCGATCTTGAAGTATCGTTAATCAACCAAGCCTTAGAGCAGCACCAAGGTGTTGTGGCTAGAGCGGCTGAACTGCTCGGCATGCGCCGAACAACGCTGGTTGAAAAAATGAAAAAATACGACTTACAAAAAGATAAGTAATCTAAGTAAGTTAGTTGTTTAAGTTAGTTAGTAGTTAAACGACATAAGAACATAAAAGGGCGAGCTGATTAAAACCAGCTCGCCCTTTTGAGTATTTGGTGTAAACCAGTACGTGTCTAAGATAGTGGTACGTGGTGAACAATACCTGCCATACCGTCATTTTTTGCTGCTAAAATTGCTTCAGCAACCACTTCGTGATTCACCTCGTCGGCTTCGTTAAGTAAGCTTTGCTCTTCTATAACGATATTGTCCCAGCCTTTGTTCATCATATACTGTTCAATTGATGCTAATTGGTCGTCAAGGCTTTCATTTTGAGTGAACAGGCTAAAGCTGTATCGTTTGCCTTTGACGAAGCTGCTGCTGTTTGCTGCATGATTTGATTCTGCACTTCCACCAAGTACTAACATATAAACACCTTATTCATTGTCTGCTAAAAATTGTTTGCTAAAAACTGTTTTCTAAAAATTTACTAGAATTCGCTCGATAACTAATCCCAAGAAAAATACTCAACTGAACACTTCTCTATTCCGAATCAATTATCCTTGTGTACATTCTTCTTTAAATACCATGCAGAGATAGTGCCAACAATAAAGTTTTCCTTATCCAACTGTTTTGAAAGAGTTTTTGTTTTTATCTAGCTAGTTTAATAGGTAAATTTTTAATTTTTGACGCTTGTTATTTATACGCGTTTTAAATGACTGACAGAAAATTGGCATCAACAAAATAACCTTGTAAGTCTATGTAAATAAAGAAATAAATATTTTGGCACTATAAATGCTAAATCCTAAGTACTTAGCTCATTTTAGAGCACTTTTATCGTTCATTGCTTTAGGTCAATCAAAACCTAGTAAGCAATTTACAGCAAACTTCGGGGAAGCATTATGGCTATCGCTTTAAACACTCATCATCTTGACGCTAGCAGTACTAGTGCCATTTTTGGTCAAGGCTGTTTTGCATTTGAAGAGCACAAAGATAACTTAAGCAAGGAAGCTTATGTCGGTGAGTTAGCCTTTTTACGCCAGCAGAGCAGTCAGTTAAGTCAGCTTATTGATGTTATGCCAACAGGTGTCATCATACTCGATGGCAATGGCATTGTTGTGCGTGTTAACGAATTTGCTAAGCAATTACTAGACGAGCCCATTTTAGGGCAAGCATGGTTTGATGTGATCAAGCGCTCGTTCAAGCCACGCGCTGATGACTGGCATGAAGTTTCGCTAAAAGATGGCCGCCGCGTGAAACTTGAGATTAGCGCATTAGGTCACCAGCCAGGTCAGCTAATTATGATCACTGACCTTACTGAAACTCGGTTATTGCAAGATAAACTAGGCCAACTGCAGCGCTTGTCTTCATTAGGGCGCATGGTTTCTAAACTGGCGCATCAAATTCGTACGCCGTTATCTGCTGCCATGTTGTACGGTGCCAACTTAGCGAATGAAAATTTACCTGAATCCTCAAAAACAGGGTTTCAAGAAAAACTCATGTCGCGCCTTACCGATTTAGAACAGCAAGTTAACGATATGTTGTTGTTTGCCAAAAGTGGTAATCAACAAGTGGTCACTACGCTCAATGTTAACGAGCTTGTAGAAAAGTCAGTACACGCGATGGAAGCCCTAGTTAATAAATCAGAAAGTGAGGTTAAGCTGCATTTAACTAACACCCATTGCCAAGTACTGGGTAACGAAAGTGCGCTTTCAGGCGCCCTGCAAAACCTTATTCACAACAGTTTAGAGGTTATTAAGCAGAAAGCTTTCATTGATATTACCGTCGAGGCTCACGAACAGTTCGTTTATATCAGCGTTAAAGACAACGGCGACGGGATTGACGCATCAATGGCTGACAAAATCTTTGAACCATTTTTTACCTCGCGTGCAAAAGGCACAGGTCTTGGCTTAGCCGTCGTGAAGTCGGTCGCCAATGCCCATCAAGGGGATGTGAAACTGATTAGTGGCCCAAATGAAGGGGCCAATATATGTATTAAGCTGCCTTTGCTCGTGGCAGGTAATCATACTGCAGCTGCAGACAATTCGATTAACCATAACTCAACAGAGTTGACACAACATTTTCAGGAGGTTGCCCATGGGTAGTAGCAAAATTCTCGTTGTTGAAGATGATGCGGGCTTACGTGAAGCACTCATCGACACGCTACTGTTAGCTGGCTATGAATGTGTTGAGGCAGATTCTGGCGAACAAGCCTTGATGATGCTTAAGCAACAAAGTGTTGATTTAGTAGTGAGCGATGTACAAATGGGTGGCATGTCGGGTTTATCGTTACTGAAAAGTGTTAAAGCGACCTACCCGAATTTACCTATGTTGCTGATGACGGCGTATGGCACTATCGATGATGCCGTACAGGCGATGAAAGATGGTGCTAGTAACTATATGGCTAAGCCATTTGCACCCGAAGTACTATTGAATATGGTCAGTCAATATGTGCCGATTTCTGCGGTTAACAAGCAAGAGCCAATTGCCAAAGACAGTAAAAGTATTGAGCTATTAACGCTTGCTCGTAAAGTTGCGACAACCGACGCTTCAGTGATGGTACTAGGGCCAAGTGGCTCAGGTAAAGAAGTGTTAGCGCAATATGTGCACAATAATTCTGCGCGCAAAGAGGCGCCTTTTATTGCCATTAACTGCGCGGCAATTCCAGAGAATATGTTAGAAGCTACGCTATTTGGGTACGAGAAAGGCGCGTTTACGGGGGCTATTTCTGCTTGCCCTGGCAAGTTCGAGCAAGCCCAAGGCGGCACTATTTTACTCGATGAAATCACAGAAATGGATTTAAGCTTACAAGCTAAAATTTTACGTGTGCTGCAAGAGCGCGAAGTTGAACGCTTAGGTGGCCGTAAAACAATTTCACTTGATGTACGTGTTATTGCAACCAGTAACCGCGATCTAAAAGATGCCGTTCGTGAAGGCGTTTTCCGAGAAGACTTATACTACCGACTCAATGTATTCCCATTAACTTGGTTGCCACTGGCAGAGCGCCGAGATGATATTTTACCGTTAGCCAAACATTTGGCGCATATTCATAGCCAGCGCAACGGCCAGACAATGCCAGAGTTTAGCGCATGTGCGCGCAGCAAAATGCTGGCTTATC
The nucleotide sequence above comes from Thalassotalea euphylliae. Encoded proteins:
- the pseC gene encoding UDP-4-amino-4,6-dideoxy-N-acetyl-beta-L-altrosamine transaminase, which encodes MIPYGKQQITEQDIDAVVDVLRSDFLTQGPIVNRFEQAVAEKCQAKFALATNSATSALHIACLALDIGQGDIVWTSPISFVASANCALYCGASIDFVDIDRNTANMSTRALAEKLALAKRQDKLPKAIIVVHMAGLSCDMVKIGELARQYQVKIIEDASHAIGGAYQSEPVGHCQFSDICVFSFHPVKVITSAEGGMALTNCEQLAKKMEMYRSHGITKDTTQFQQFSSNEPWSYEQQLLGFNYRMSDLHAALGLSQLNKLDDFVAQRNALAKNYRNAFEGIPIGFQQQSDSTLSAYHLMLCQVESDSKLDRDTLFNTLRAKGIGCQIHYIPIHLQPYFQQLGYCQGDFPVAEQYYKTCISLPLFPGLDKKSQTQIIETITKLLS
- the pseB gene encoding UDP-N-acetylglucosamine 4,6-dehydratase (inverting), with product MFDNKSILITGGTGSFGKKYVQTLLSRYKPKKIIIYSRDELKQFEMQQVFNDDCMRYFIGDVRDQNRLRRAMRGVDYVIHAAALKQVPAAEYNPMECIKTNIDGAENVIEAALDNEVERVIALSTDKAANPINLYGATKLASDKLFVAANNISGDQKTLFSVVRYGNVVGSRGSVLPFFQKLIAEGTDHLPITHNEMTRFWISLQQGVDFVLKNFERMLGGEIFVPKIPSIRIPDLATALDPSIPQKEIGIRPGEKLHEIMCPADDSYHTYEYSDHFVIAPTIIFSSRSNDFTVNAIGEHGKPVEHGFEYSSKDNPDFMSIEQIQAFNSQACL
- a CDS encoding sigma-54 dependent transcriptional regulator, yielding MHGQKQILVVDNDAARRQQIETVLAFVGEHFLSCAEDELINVFKQTANVLTVIFAGNVSHSAVQLIANNPRCPFVLHDVLDQNAVANYANVIGELSVPLNYAQLTEQIHHCHQYHNKLPTKGQGKPGSTKLFRSLIGVSKPMQQVRFLIEQVAPTAANVLVLGESGTGKEVVARNIHNLSDRSNAPFVPVNCGAIPAELLESELFGHEKGAFTGAISSRKGRFELAEGGTLFLDEIGDMPQPMQVKLLRVLQERTFERVGGSKSIKANVRVIAATHQNLENMIKTGDFREDLFYRLNVFPIETPALRERKEDVPLLLQELVSRFEAEQNSSVRFTEKAIESLMEHPWAGNVRELSNLIERMIIMYGDQVVNVSELPAKYQHIDVDEYEPEYPEELQEREAINELFAGFDYDDDDLSETEEVVDNSQPEEQPAPASVGVLPSEGINLKEYLADLEVSLINQALEQHQGVVARAAELLGMRRTTLVEKMKKYDLQKDK
- a CDS encoding sensor histidine kinase; translated protein: MAIALNTHHLDASSTSAIFGQGCFAFEEHKDNLSKEAYVGELAFLRQQSSQLSQLIDVMPTGVIILDGNGIVVRVNEFAKQLLDEPILGQAWFDVIKRSFKPRADDWHEVSLKDGRRVKLEISALGHQPGQLIMITDLTETRLLQDKLGQLQRLSSLGRMVSKLAHQIRTPLSAAMLYGANLANENLPESSKTGFQEKLMSRLTDLEQQVNDMLLFAKSGNQQVVTTLNVNELVEKSVHAMEALVNKSESEVKLHLTNTHCQVLGNESALSGALQNLIHNSLEVIKQKAFIDITVEAHEQFVYISVKDNGDGIDASMADKIFEPFFTSRAKGTGLGLAVVKSVANAHQGDVKLISGPNEGANICIKLPLLVAGNHTAAADNSINHNSTELTQHFQEVAHG
- a CDS encoding sigma-54-dependent transcriptional regulator, yielding MGSSKILVVEDDAGLREALIDTLLLAGYECVEADSGEQALMMLKQQSVDLVVSDVQMGGMSGLSLLKSVKATYPNLPMLLMTAYGTIDDAVQAMKDGASNYMAKPFAPEVLLNMVSQYVPISAVNKQEPIAKDSKSIELLTLARKVATTDASVMVLGPSGSGKEVLAQYVHNNSARKEAPFIAINCAAIPENMLEATLFGYEKGAFTGAISACPGKFEQAQGGTILLDEITEMDLSLQAKILRVLQEREVERLGGRKTISLDVRVIATSNRDLKDAVREGVFREDLYYRLNVFPLTWLPLAERRDDILPLAKHLAHIHSQRNGQTMPEFSACARSKMLAYQWPGNVRELDNVMQRALILHSDQLINAGDILIENFDTQIQVTTDIEHEKEEKLGNELKQQEHQIILDTLQACQGSRKAVAERLGISPRTLRYKIAKMRDSGIEIPA